TTCTTCTAAATATTTGAGAATGCCTCCTTGGAGGTGATAAACTTCTGCAAACCCTTGAGAAAGTAAATAAGATGAGGCTTTTTCACAGCGAATACCTCCAGTACAAAACATAGCTACTTTTTTATGTTTATTAGTATCAAGATGTTTTTGGACATATTCAGGAAAGTCTCGAAATATTTGGGTTTGCGGATTTTCTGCACCTTTAAATGTGCCAATAGTGACTTCATAATCATTGCGGGTATCAATGACGGTGACTTCGGGGTTAGAAATTAATTCGTTCCAATCTTCAGGTTTTACATAAGTTCCTACTTTTTCCGCAGGGTTCACTTCTGGTAATCCTAAAGTGACAATTTCTGGCTTTAATTTAATTTTTAATCGTTCAAAAGGGGGAATTTCTGTATAAGATTCTTTGTGTTCTATATCTGCAAATCGTGAATCATTGCGAAGAAAGGCTAAAACTACATCAATTTGTTGACGAGAACCAGCAATTGTGCCGTTAATTCCTTCTTGTGCTAGTAAGATTGTTCCTTTAATCTCTTGTGACTGACAGAAGGATAATAAGGCTGTTTGCAGTTCGTCACAATCAGGCAGATTCACAAATTTATACATTGCAGCAACAACAATCAGATTTTCTGGGTTCATGGTCTTGGTAAATTAATAATAATTGAAATAAAAGTATTTTAGGATATTGAGTTTAGATTGAGTCCAAATCACTTAAACCAACTTTCTCAGGTGGATGTAAATTTGCAGCAAATAACAAACGACGTAGATTAACAACACCGGCACGATTCAAACGCAAAGATTCAACCGTTACCCGTCCAGAAGGTGTTTTACCAATAACCTGAGTAAAATCATCATTCCAATTAAAATGATCAGTCCAAGCTTGCTGACGAGGATTAAATAATGCTATTTTTTCCTCAGTTTCTGGATCAATTGCCTCTGTTTTGGTATGTTTATGAGCATTACATCCAAAGCAACTCCAAGCGAGATTTTCTAAAACATTTTCACCACCTGCTTTTCGAGGTTTTATGTGTTCAACTGTAAAACTTTGTGTTGCAAATTTTTCAGAACAACGACAATACTCACAGTAACCACAACTACGAGCAGCAACAGCACGTCTAATTGATTCCGTAACTCGATCTGACATCAGGTTAAATTAATATCTGTAGGTGAAAATTGATTAATCAGCACGTTTAAATCAACTTGTCGAACTTGAGCTAATTGAATCAATGCTTGTACGCGTTCAGTATCTTCTTGTTCAATCCGATCAATATAGGTTAGCAATTCTTGATACTCTATCTCTGTAATTTCTTCATTTTCGTTTTGTTCCCGTAAATAAGATAATCTATTTTGTTGCTCAGAAGATAACCGATGTTGAATTATTTGCAATAAAGCAACTTCGCTCATAGAATAATTTTGCGTTTGTGATAGCTGTAAAGACTCATGAGAAAGAACTTCTAAAAATTCAACTGCTTTAATTAATGACTCTCCTGGTAATTGTTCCAGTAGTTCAATTGCTCTTTGACGAATTTCCGTAGTTACAGTCATAATTACATGACCTCATTTTATATTTATAGATAGCTTAAATTGTAACTCATAATCATCTTAATAATGGATTATTTTGTCAGAATCAGGATATCCACCGATTCAAGGATGTACAGGATAGCGATTTTGTTGTGTTTTCTAATCTGAAAAAATCATCTGCGTTTATCCGCGTTTATCTGCGTTCAATAATTTGTCTGATAGCGTAGCGCAAGCCATATCAGGATATCCACCGATTTAAAGATTTACAGGATGTTAGTTTGCGTTGGGGATTTTTTGGATTTCAGAGGTAACAGGGAATAGGCACACCGGAACAGGAAAAACTCATGTTTGAGTAGAACATGAGATTGAAATAATGACACTGTTTTTTTCGGGCTACGCATCTTGTAAAAACATCTTTTTTTTGACTGAAGCTCTAAACTGGTGCAAATGAGTGTTTCTTATCTGTTCCCTGTTCCCTGTTCCCTGTTCCCTTCTTTTGTAACATGGCACGAGCTTTTATTTGGTTGTTATCGTTTACCTCTTTCTAAAAAGAAAAATAAAATTGTTCACTATCTGCACGAAATAATTAAGAGAACTCCACAAAAAAGATTATCCAATTTTGTGGGATGGGCATCTTGCCCGTCCCTGTATTATTAGCGGGCAAGATGCCCGCACCACAAGAAATTTTAGATATTTCTTTAATTGGAAGTCTCTAAACCAAAAATTCCTATTTTGCATGATGATGGTGTAGCTGCTGAGTGATTTGCTAATAAAAGATCACGACTTGTAGGAATAGGAAAAACTCCTGCATATCCAGATGGGCAAATTGCAGCTATATCAAAGGTAAATGATTTAATTTTAGTAACAAATAATGTTTCAGATTTTAATAATTTTGAAAAAATGAAAATAGAAAATTGGTTTATGGTGTAACCTTGGAAAAACGGAAATGTTTATATAGCGGTTATCGTTCGGATGCAATACAATCGAGAGGGCGGGGAAACCCCGCCCCTACGAAATTAATTATGTTTAAATATTAGTGACAAGTTATTTGCTGGCATAATGCGAGTTTCTTGCAAAGTCAGGTTTTCCACTGCTGCTGCTGTAATCACATCTTCCAAATTCCGCACTCCCCAATCTGGATTTTCTGCTTGTAAAGACTCATCAAAAGCGGCGTTACTAGGTGCGGTATGCTCACCATCTTGTTTGTAGGGACCATATAAATAGAGGATACCACCAGGTGGCAGAATCCTTCCAGCCCCTGCCATAAGTCCTAAACAGGCTGACCAAGGGGAAATATGAATCATGTTAATATTGACAATAGCAGAAATAGGAAGCTCTGGTAACGGCTCTGTTTCCACAGCCCAAATTGCCGAACTAGCATCTAAATTTACGGGTGGTTGCAGAACATCACAGGGAAAAAATTCAGCCCACGCGCTAATACTAGCAAGCAGTTCTGGGTTAGGGTCAGAAGGTAGCCATTGTCGAGGTGCTAAGTGATAGGAAAAAAATGTAGCGTGTTCACCTGTACCACTGGCTATTTCTAAAACAGTCCCATGTTGAGGCAATATTTGTAATAGTACCTCTAAAATCGGTTCACGGTTGCGCTGGGTTGCGGGGGCAAATTTTCGCTGGTCTGGTGATGTGTTCATATCTGGCTATATCTAGTTATTATTCAATATGATAATTAAATTAGCAGCGATTTCTCAATTTTAGCCTTTTTCGCCATACCACAGGAGAACAACTTGCCTAAATCTATTCATTCCACCAAACCACCGCTAAAATTTATTCCTCAACGTCATAATCCCTTTGTTGTTAAAATTATATCTTGGTTTTTGCCTTTTATTTTGCGGGTGAGAACTAGACCTTGGCTACCTGCGGGTATTGTCAATATTGAAGCTAAAAATGCGGAAGTCTTAGCCAAATTATACCAAGAATTTCAAGCAGGTAAAGTCCGATTTTTAATCGCTTTCCGTCACCCAGAGGTAGAAGATCCGCTGTCTATGTTATATCTGCTATCACGGATTGTCCCAAAAGTGGCACGGGAAAAAGGTATTAATCTCAAATACCCAGTTCACAGTCATTTTATGTATGAACGGGGGATGACTTTATGGGCAGGAAATTGGTTAGGATGGTTATTTTCCCGACTTGGTGGTGTACCTGTTCGCAGGGGAAAACGCGTAGATAAAAACGCCATTCAAATGGCCCGAGAATTATTTGCTAATGCTGAAATGCCGATAGCGATCGCTCCTGAAGGTGGTACAAATGGACATAGTAGTAGAGTCAGTCCCTTAGAACCAGGTGTAGCACAATTGGGTTTTTGGTGTGTGGAAGATTTAAAAAAGGCTAACCGCGAAGAACAGGTTTTTATTATTCCTATTGGTATTAAATATAGTTACGTTAACCCCCCTTGGCAAAAAATAGATTGGCTATTATCTAAATTAGAAGCTGATAGCGGTTTACCTGTGACAGAAATTAGTGCAAATGGTAAGGATTTAGAAGGAATTTTATATCAGCGAGTCCTGCGTTTAGCTGAATATCTAATTTCAGAAATGGAGGAATTTTATCGGCGTTTTTATCATCAAGAATTGCCAGAAATTATTACTTCAGAAATTCCGATAAATGAGGCATTAATTACTAGATTACATCGCTTAATGGATACTGCTTTAAAAATCACAGAAAAGTATTTTAATGTGCAGTCTCACGGTAATTTTATTGATAGATGTCGGCGTTTAGAAGATGCTGGTTGGAATTATATTTATCGAGATGATATTGCCGATATTCAAAGTTTACCACCTTTTAAACGTGGTCTAGCTGATTGGGTAGCCCAAGAAGCAGATTTAAAAATGCAGCACATGAGAATTGCGGAAAGTTTTGTGGCAGTTACTTCTAATTATATTCTCGAAAAACCCACACCAGAAAGATTTGCAGAAACAATATTATTAATGTTTGATATGTTGTCTCGCATTCAGGATTCTACCTTACCAGGAAGGCCGCGTTTAGGTTTAAAACAAGCAATGATTTTTGTCGGTGAGCCGATTAATATTAATGAAAGATGGGAAAGTTGTCAGGGAAATAAACAAGTTTTGCGGAAGGGTGTTAGTCAGTTGACGCAGGATTTACAAATGATGTTGGAGAGCTTAATTAAAGATTAATCTGTATTTTCTCTAAGAGGATGTTTGATAGCTTGCCTAGCGTTAGCCATAAAGTTCTCTTGTCGGTATCAAAAGTTTTAGATCCCTCTAAATCTCCCTGAAAAAGGGAGACTTTGATGACCGTTCCCCCGTTTTTAAGACTACGGTGTACACACATCTCTAGACAGGATGCTAAACGTTATCCGATCCCCCTAAATCCCCCTTAAAAAGGGGGACTTTGAAGAATTTAGCCCCCCTTTTTAAGGGGGGTTGGGGGGATCTAAACGTTGTGGGGCAACTCTAGAAGACTTGTGTGTACACCGTAGGTTTTTAAGGGGGGTTATGGGGGATGTAAAAGTCTCTAAAGTCATAGCGAAACACTTTATGGCTACGCCACGCTTCGCTATCAAATAACCTCTAAGAAAGCATTATTTCCTGCTATACAATTACACATCTGCAATTAACCTAGCCTTTCTCAAGAAAAATTGCAGTACCGTTTCCTCGCGGGAAATAATATCAACTCTACCTTCCATTCCCAATTGAATGTTACACAGATTTTTCCCTTTACCTAAAACCAAAGTTTCTGGTTTAATAGTCACTTCATAAAAGGCATTTGGGGCTACTGCTTTCGGACTACTATGAGGATGGGAAATTCCCTCATTTGTGCTATTTTGTCGGGGAGTAATAGCGTCTGGAGAAATCGCCTCCACTTTACCATTGAGAGTGCCATAATCGGGGTAAGGACAAGCACTAACTCGCATTTGGACTGGTTGACCTATTTTGAGCTTACTTTTCGCTTCTGATGCCACTGCTGCCTTAATAATCTGATTAACATTGTTGGGGACAATCTGCAATATTTCCTCCCCAGGACGTACAGTTTGACCAGAATTACGCAAGTTGATTTGAGAAATAATACCATCAGCCGTAGCAGTAATAGTAGTTTGATTTAGTTCAGTTTCCACTTGTTTTAGTTCGCTCGTATCACGTTCTAGCTGTTTTTGAGCTTCCATGCTTTGTTTGATCATTCCTTGATGTTCTTTCTCTAAAGCTGCTTTATTACTTTCACCCCCAGCTTTTTCTTGAGCTATGCGCTCATTAGCAATTTTTACTTCAGCATTACTAGGATTTAAGGCGGCTTTAGCACGTTGCTTTTTAGCGATCGCAGCAGATACCGCTTGTTCCTGCTGTTTTGTAGCTAACTGTGCTTCCTCTAATTGATTCTTAGACAATGCTTCCGCTAGACTCTCATATCGCTTTTGCTTTAACTTCGCTACATTCAAAGCTGCCTCAGTAGAATGGAGATTAGCATCAGCTTCTTCAAGTTCAGAAACAGTGGTAATTTTTTTATCATGATATTGTCGTTGGCTATCGCTTAATCCGGCTTTGGCAGCATTAATAATTCGATTAACTTTATCAGTTTCGGCTCTAATTTGACTCTCAAGAATTTGAATTTGAGTATGAATTTGTAATATTTGCAATTTACTTTGCTGAATATTAATTATCAATTGGCTTTTTTTAGTTTGCAAACGAGAGTCATCAATAATAGCAATCTGATCTCCTGTTTTCACAACCTGATTTTCTTTGACATAAATCTGCATTACTTTACCTTCCGTTGTAGCCTGGACAATTCGCAATTCTCCAGATGGACGTACAACCCCCTGTCCTTGAATTGTCACCTTATATTTAGCGACTGCGGCCACAGGAATAGCTAGTCCGAGAACGCAGAGAATAAACATACCGCCAAAGGTAGTCCAACGAGCAATTGGAGGCAGGAATTCATCTGTTTGAATAGGGGGTAAAAAGTCGTTGTTGGTAGTCATGGTTAATAGAAAGTGACGGGATAGAAATTTACAAGATATAAATTTACATAATATAAAATCAGAAAATAACAGTTAATAATTACCGTAGGGGTTTAGCACTGCTCATTTGTGTCAACTTAGGCTACAGATAGCTTATTTGTTTGGCTTCCACACCCGCCAGGGAATAAATTCCCTGTCTAATAGCTCAAGTCCGTTAAAACGGACTAATAAATTTTCCTAGTATTCAGTCATCTTTAGATGACTTTTGCTATGAGACTGGGAATTCATTCCCAGACGGGTTAAAGGTTTTACGTTAAGTTGACAACAATGAGCATTACTAAACCCCTACAAATCCTTAATCTAAAAAGTCCAAATGTTCGCCAGGAATTTTAGATAAATCTGCTGGTGTCCCCTGGACTTTTAAGCGTCCTTGTTCTAGAAATACAATCCAATCTGCACACTGGATTACCTTGGGACGGTGACTAATTAAAATAGTGGTTTTACCCTGACGATATTCTAAAAGCCTCTTGAGTATTTGTGCTTCACTCACTGGGTCAAGTGCGCCCGTAGACTCATCTAAAATCAACAAAGGGGGGTTAGTAACGATGGCTCTAGCTATGGCTAATCGCTGCTTTTGTCCTCCCGAAAGATTAGCTCCAAATTCTCCTAAAACCGTTTGATATTTATCAGGTAATTCGCTAATAAAATCATCTGTCCCAGTAATTTGACAAGCTTTGACAATTTCCTCAAAACTGATGTGAGGATAGCTAAAATGGAAATTGTCAATAATAGAGCGACTCCAAAAATGTGGTTCTTGGGGAATTAAAATTACTTGTTGTCTGAGACATTCCAAAGATATATCCTGTTGATTGTAAAGTCCATAACGAATATTTCCTGACTGCGATTGATATAAACCAGTCATTAATTTTGATAGGGTACTTTTACCACAACCAGATTTACCAATTAAAGCAATGACCTGACCACCAGGAATAGTTACAGAAAAATCTTGCAATAAATCAACTCTACCTGTGTGGTGAAAATTAATTTCTGTGCAAGTAATCTCTGCATTGGCAGGAATTTCTACCCACTGTTTTTTTAGATCATTTTCATCTTCTGGAGTCGCATCAATAACTTCTGTCAGCCGTTGAATAACTATTTGCGAAGTGATAAATTCATCTACTAAACCAATGACAGAACTTAAAAAGCCGAGAAGATTACCACTCATCCCGTTATAAGCCATCAATTGTCCAATTGTTAAAGTTCGATTAATTACTAAATAGCTACCAATCCAGAGAATACCAATATTAATAAATGTAGAAAGAATATTTGTAACTGTGCTGCTATAAAGTCCTAGCTGCATAGTAGTCCAGGACAAGTTAGCCAAACGACCAAAATTTCCTTGATATTCTTCCCAGGCTTGGGGTGTAGCTTGGGTAGTTTTTAAGACTTGTACTCCTCGAAATGTTTCGACCAAAAAGCCTTGGTTTTCTGTACCAGAAACAATCATATTGCGGGTTTTCTGTCGCAGTGCTGGTAAAAAAAGCAAGTTAACACCCGTAATTATGACAAATGCCAATATAGACGCTAGAGTTAACTCCCAAGTATAAAAGAGCATAAAACCCAAGGAGACTACCGCAATAAAAAATTGACTGGGTAATCCCAAAACAATTTGGGAAACTAAGTTATTGATAGCGTGAACATCTGCAATGCGGCTGACAACTTCCCCGCTACGTCGTCCTTCAAAATAGGATAGGGGTAAATGTAAGAGTTTGCGCCCATATTCTAGGATTAGTCCTAATTGTAATCTTTGACTAAAATGACCGATGAGGTGGGATTGTACCAAACTAATGGCGCTTTTAATTAAGTTCATGGCGATAACGCCAATAGCGACGGTAGTTAATAGTTGGGTATCTCCGCGCACTAGGACATCATCCGTAAGTAGCTGCATCATGAAGGGAGATGCCAGGGAAAGCAGACCAATAGCGATATTTAGGGAAATGGCTTGGGCTATAATAAAGCGATAGGGGTAAATCCGTTGCAGATAACGGACAAAACCAGCAATTTTATCTGATTCCTGTTGATAAAAGCGGCTTTCATCTGGAAGCAGCAGCAACATCACCCCATTATTCCAACCTGTAATTAATTCTTGGTGAGTCAAGTAACGAATACCAACGCTGGGGTCGCCAATGACATATTTATTGCCCTTCTGCCCGTATAATACTACCCAGTGGTAGCCTTTCCAGTGAATAATCGCAGGGAGAGGAGTTTGATCTAATTGATTGATGAGTTGAGGAGAGGCTTTAACTTGTCTAGTATGGAATCCCAGGGCTTCTGCACCCCGTCGTAATCCTAACAAAGTAGTTCCTCTCGCTCCAGTACCAACAGCTTCGCGCACTCGATTGAGGGTAAATGTGCGTCCGTAGTGTTGGGAAATTGTGGCTAAAGCGGCTGCACCACAATCTTCTTCACTGTGTTGAAGGACTATTTTGTATTTCATTTTCTGGCGTGATTTTTGAGGAGAAAATTAGATACCCGACTTCTTTTTTCTGATAAATAAATTATGAGGCGATATAAGAAGTGGGGGATATTGGAGCAAATATTGAAGGAGGATTGACGCAGAAAAACTATTTATTAAAGCCGGGGTCAAAGATTGACTGGTCTACCCTATGGAGATAGATGTCATGAATGGTTTTTTTCTCTCGAAATTCATATATACCCTTATCGAACAAGTTATATTCTTTGGAATCAAATTCAATTTTCTCTCTTTGACCCCTAGTCATCAATTGAACTATTTCACCGGGTCTTAGTAGTGATTGTTTGCCACCTACTAGTCTGTAAGCGATGTCGTACCTTGTTTTATTTCTAATTGTACATCGTATACCACCAGAAATTATTTCCGCAGCCTGTTCGTCAAGTTCTTCCACCAAAGCCAAATTTTGTAAGATACTTTGGTTATTTTGTAGAGATTTTTTTTCTGTGATAGCCATTTGATTTTCTCCTAAAAGTTCCTGTTTAGGAAATACGCTAAATATTTATGATCGCCCTAAATACTCAATAAAAAGGGTAATTGTAATTATAGATCCTTCTTTTTGAATGGCTTAGGGCGATCGCAATTATGTAGGATTAAGATTAGCCTACTTAGTCGCAGTGATGTCTGTTTCTATCTCTATATCCATCTCTTCTTCTCGATCTTCTTTGAGTGCCAAAGCCTAGATTAGCCTTGTTAGTATTTTCTACTATTGGATCGTCTTCACCGTCAAAAACAGATATTTCTTTATTGGATTGACCACCAGAAATTATTTCCGCAGCTTGTTCGTCAATTTCTTGAACCAAAGCAATATTTTGCAATATGCTTTGATTGTTTAACAGAGTTTTTTCGATAGTAATAGCCATTTGAGTTGCTCCTGAAATTTAATGCAATTGATTTACATCACCTGAAAAATCAGATGAGCTTACCTACGTACCCAATAGAGGTCGAGATCATATTGGTAAGGGGTTGTTCGATCATCTTGAAATTCATATATCCCCCCATTGGATAAGTCATATTCTTTCTTTTGCTCACCGGGTCTAAGAGCATCGGAATCAAATCTAATGATACCTCCTCGACCAGTACGCCATTTAACTGCGTCACCAGGGTGCAGTGTTGACCGTTTGCCATCTAGTATGTAAGTAATGTCATACCTTGTTTTATTTCTAATGGTAAATCTCTCAGTTTGACCACCAGAAATTATTTCCGCAGCTTGTTCATCAAGTTCTTCCACCAAACCAAAATTTTGCAAAATGCTTTGGTTGTTTTGCAGGGCTTTTTCTGCTGTCATCGCCATTTTATTTTCTCCTAAAAGTTGATATTTAGGAAATACGCCCAATATTACAACCTTAATGTCATAGAAAACTACCAGCCCCCACACAGTAGTCGTTCTTGCAGAGTGGACACAAAGATAAAAAGCAAAGGTTTTATTTTGAGGGGATATTATTCAATCCTCTATTTTTAGTATATGAGAAAAAGAAGATTTTTCAAGATGAATTAGACAATTTTTATTTTTTCTTTTGTTTTTCGCAAAATATGAAAAACTTCTCTATAGACATCTCCCCTAGTATTATTGTAAGGGAGAGAAGAGGAGATACTTGAAAATTTTTATTGCTGCGTTGGGTCAGGTGCTGAATGTTTAGATAACGTAAGAAATCAGATTAGCTTACGCGATAGAGCCGGATTTCCAGTATCTACTCCATTCATTGAGTAAGTAATCGGCTGATTTGTTGTATTTTTAATCGTAACGTAGCCGCCAGAAATTATTTCCGCAGCTTGTGCATCAATTTCTTCACCCAAAGCAAAATTTTGCAAGATGCTTTGATTGTTTAACTGGGCTGTTTCCACTGTCATAGCCATGTAATTTTCTCCTAAAAGTTGGTGTTTAGGAAGTACGCTAAAGATTTCTCAACGCCTACAAATTAACTGCTGCTGATAGAATAACGTTAATAATTGATGTTTTCACTCCTCAATCATACGCACATAAATAGCCCGTGCTATTTCCCGATCTATAGTCAGAGATAAATTACTACATTTAATTACAAACGTAGGAAATTGCTGTTCTACAGTAATAGTATTACCTGTTTTTATTCCCATTAATATGAGCTTTTTTCTAATTGTCTCATCTTGACTTTGACAAATGGTTTTGTCTCAGTAGGCTCTGGTGGAAGCTTTGTCTCAGTAGGCTCTGGTGGAAGTTTTGTCTCAGTAGGCTCTTCATTTGGAAGCTTTGTTTCAGTAGGCTCTGGTGGAAGCTTTGTCTCAGTAGGCTCTGGTGGAAGTTTTGTCTCAGTAGGCTCTACATTCGGAAGCTTTGTCTCAGTAGGCTCTACATTCGTATCATTTATTTTACGACGCACTTCCTGGCGATCGCTCTCGAAAGTAATAGCCTGTTCAACGACAAACCAGTTACCATGATCCACAACTTGCGGATATAGCATCACCGCTGCTTCTACCTCACGATCCCCAAATTTCATCTCCTTAACAATCTGACTGGCCTGAACAGATGTGAAGTAGTTTTGAGGAACTATCTGAATTAGGAATTGAAGCTCATTAGGCCAGCTACGACGAAGATCATCCATTAGTTGGCTAAAATCACTATCACTTATAGGGCAAGAATGGGACCGATTTCCCCAGATTATAAACTTATTAAATAGAATACTTAGTCCTTGACCATTGGGGCTAATATTCACACGAGAAGACTCACCTGTACAACTGTTATCACTAATTTCAACTTTATCATTAGCCAAGGTAGGGCTAATAGAAACTACCATTAATGTAGCTGTAGCCAGAAATAC
The window above is part of the Dolichospermum sp. DET69 genome. Proteins encoded here:
- a CDS encoding rhodanese-related sulfurtransferase, with amino-acid sequence MNPENLIVVAAMYKFVNLPDCDELQTALLSFCQSQEIKGTILLAQEGINGTIAGSRQQIDVVLAFLRNDSRFADIEHKESYTEIPPFERLKIKLKPEIVTLGLPEVNPAEKVGTYVKPEDWNELISNPEVTVIDTRNDYEVTIGTFKGAENPQTQIFRDFPEYVQKHLDTNKHKKVAMFCTGGIRCEKASSYLLSQGFAEVYHLQGGILKYLEEIPPEESLWEGECFVFDERNTVNHDLEAGYHELCFCCGYPISEADKSSSEYEQGISCHHCFESLTQEKRKRLQQKWQHYQSMKQTNT
- a CDS encoding HNH endonuclease — translated: MSDRVTESIRRAVAARSCGYCEYCRCSEKFATQSFTVEHIKPRKAGGENVLENLAWSCFGCNAHKHTKTEAIDPETEEKIALFNPRQQAWTDHFNWNDDFTQVIGKTPSGRVTVESLRLNRAGVVNLRRLLFAANLHPPEKVGLSDLDSI
- a CDS encoding DUF938 domain-containing protein, with protein sequence MNTSPDQRKFAPATQRNREPILEVLLQILPQHGTVLEIASGTGEHATFFSYHLAPRQWLPSDPNPELLASISAWAEFFPCDVLQPPVNLDASSAIWAVETEPLPELPISAIVNINMIHISPWSACLGLMAGAGRILPPGGILYLYGPYKQDGEHTAPSNAAFDESLQAENPDWGVRNLEDVITAAAVENLTLQETRIMPANNLSLIFKHN
- a CDS encoding 1-acyl-sn-glycerol-3-phosphate acyltransferase; this encodes MPKSIHSTKPPLKFIPQRHNPFVVKIISWFLPFILRVRTRPWLPAGIVNIEAKNAEVLAKLYQEFQAGKVRFLIAFRHPEVEDPLSMLYLLSRIVPKVAREKGINLKYPVHSHFMYERGMTLWAGNWLGWLFSRLGGVPVRRGKRVDKNAIQMARELFANAEMPIAIAPEGGTNGHSSRVSPLEPGVAQLGFWCVEDLKKANREEQVFIIPIGIKYSYVNPPWQKIDWLLSKLEADSGLPVTEISANGKDLEGILYQRVLRLAEYLISEMEEFYRRFYHQELPEIITSEIPINEALITRLHRLMDTALKITEKYFNVQSHGNFIDRCRRLEDAGWNYIYRDDIADIQSLPPFKRGLADWVAQEADLKMQHMRIAESFVAVTSNYILEKPTPERFAETILLMFDMLSRIQDSTLPGRPRLGLKQAMIFVGEPININERWESCQGNKQVLRKGVSQLTQDLQMMLESLIKD
- a CDS encoding HlyD family efflux transporter periplasmic adaptor subunit, which gives rise to MTTNNDFLPPIQTDEFLPPIARWTTFGGMFILCVLGLAIPVAAVAKYKVTIQGQGVVRPSGELRIVQATTEGKVMQIYVKENQVVKTGDQIAIIDDSRLQTKKSQLIINIQQSKLQILQIHTQIQILESQIRAETDKVNRIINAAKAGLSDSQRQYHDKKITTVSELEEADANLHSTEAALNVAKLKQKRYESLAEALSKNQLEEAQLATKQQEQAVSAAIAKKQRAKAALNPSNAEVKIANERIAQEKAGGESNKAALEKEHQGMIKQSMEAQKQLERDTSELKQVETELNQTTITATADGIISQINLRNSGQTVRPGEEILQIVPNNVNQIIKAAVASEAKSKLKIGQPVQMRVSACPYPDYGTLNGKVEAISPDAITPRQNSTNEGISHPHSSPKAVAPNAFYEVTIKPETLVLGKGKNLCNIQLGMEGRVDIISREETVLQFFLRKARLIADV
- a CDS encoding peptidase domain-containing ABC transporter, which produces MKYKIVLQHSEEDCGAAALATISQHYGRTFTLNRVREAVGTGARGTTLLGLRRGAEALGFHTRQVKASPQLINQLDQTPLPAIIHWKGYHWVVLYGQKGNKYVIGDPSVGIRYLTHQELITGWNNGVMLLLLPDESRFYQQESDKIAGFVRYLQRIYPYRFIIAQAISLNIAIGLLSLASPFMMQLLTDDVLVRGDTQLLTTVAIGVIAMNLIKSAISLVQSHLIGHFSQRLQLGLILEYGRKLLHLPLSYFEGRRSGEVVSRIADVHAINNLVSQIVLGLPSQFFIAVVSLGFMLFYTWELTLASILAFVIITGVNLLFLPALRQKTRNMIVSGTENQGFLVETFRGVQVLKTTQATPQAWEEYQGNFGRLANLSWTTMQLGLYSSTVTNILSTFINIGILWIGSYLVINRTLTIGQLMAYNGMSGNLLGFLSSVIGLVDEFITSQIVIQRLTEVIDATPEDENDLKKQWVEIPANAEITCTEINFHHTGRVDLLQDFSVTIPGGQVIALIGKSGCGKSTLSKLMTGLYQSQSGNIRYGLYNQQDISLECLRQQVILIPQEPHFWSRSIIDNFHFSYPHISFEEIVKACQITGTDDFISELPDKYQTVLGEFGANLSGGQKQRLAIARAIVTNPPLLILDESTGALDPVSEAQILKRLLEYRQGKTTILISHRPKVIQCADWIVFLEQGRLKVQGTPADLSKIPGEHLDFLD
- a CDS encoding ferrous iron transport protein A codes for the protein MCQSQDETIRKKLILMGIKTGNTITVEQQFPTFVIKCSNLSLTIDREIARAIYVRMIEE
- a CDS encoding DUF4476 domain-containing protein translates to MNFAKVFLATATLMVVSISPTLANDKVEISDNSCTGESSRVNISPNGQGLSILFNKFIIWGNRSHSCPISDSDFSQLMDDLRRSWPNELQFLIQIVPQNYFTSVQASQIVKEMKFGDREVEAAVMLYPQVVDHGNWFVVEQAITFESDRQEVRRKINDTNVEPTETKLPNVEPTETKLPPEPTETKLPPEPTETKLPNEEPTETKLPPEPTETKLPPEPTETKPFVKVKMRQLEKSSY